A single region of the Kryptolebias marmoratus isolate JLee-2015 linkage group LG10, ASM164957v2, whole genome shotgun sequence genome encodes:
- the fbxo34 gene encoding F-box only protein 34 has translation MHLKSYPKLMRSELRLDATSVQALSQRSQQGALLRTVSGHASTTRLPFSIISSNTLRCSNATSLCLKGANGCPAPPPVCENTSPGPAQTATEDADAPQNMWTIIKPGHVREKIAIFTSEDRRTDGAERTSGGSASSWGREVTACTNGATLTGLPRAAKAKGSWQENSSAKRRRRSGNNLDLQQDQRTNFLNEQQQVLRPAPADPTGPSGGDQRCGTAPEEEQKVSVVEMVAILEQRANELKPELKPLLTLQRSSTTITLTRTSCRADLRQEEEPETVRVSEMVARLESECLRRTEGGLSRSNSLRRAVGRVLLASGEQNFTSCQPSSPSVTSSSSSSSQSEGRSKEPISSPQKVRVEAAPSPQVTVSPSRELGVEPQEAVAPPPQSEEAEPLPGLLFASLPPDKADAPHYKTSFYFKPGPSSEKSISSAAASGTSCSPAAPLRRSGSASQDFLEVRQRLQQLLMPQPYLSVLPHHLLVKILLLLPTQSLAALKCTCSYFRFIIETYGVRPADSLWVSDPRYRDDPCKQCKRRYCPGDVSLCRWHHKPYCQALPYGPGYWMCCHSTQRDAPGCNVGLHDNRWVPAFHSINVPIYRRSCSHDN, from the coding sequence AGCGTCCAGGCGCTGTCCCAGCGgagccagcagggggcgctgctgaGGACCGTGAGCGGTCATGCCAGCACCACCCGGCTTCCGTTCAGCATCATCTCCAGCAACACGCTCCGCTGCAGCAACGCGACCTCCCTCTGCCTGAAAGGAGCCAACGGTTGCCCCGCCCCCCCACCTGTCTGTGAGAACACCTCTCCTGGACCGGCTCAGACCGCCACAGAGGACGCCGACGCTCCACAGAACATGTGGACCATCATTAAACCGGGTCATGTCCGCGAGAAGATAGCGATCTTCACTTCGGAGGACAGGCGAACAGACGGAGCTGAGCGAACGTCAGGAGGCAGCGCCAGCAGCTGGGGCCGAGAAGTGACGGCGTGCACCAACGGCGCCACTTTGACCGGACTGCCGCGGGCCGCCAAGGCTAAAGGGAGCTGGCAGGAGAACAGCTCCGCCAAAAGACGCCGCAGGTCAGGAAACAACCTGGACCTCCAGCAGGACCAGAGGACCAACTTCCTAAATGAACAGCAACAGGTCCTCAGACCGGCTCCGGCGGACCCGACCGGGCCGTCAGGCGGCGACCAGCGCTGCGGTACGGCgccagaggaggagcagaaggtTTCAGTGGTGGAGATGGTGGCCATCCTGGAGCAGAGAGCAAACGAGCTGAAGCCGGAGCTGAAACCTCTGCTGACCCTCCAGAGGAGCTCCACCACCATCACCCTGACCAGAACCTCCTGCCGGGCCGACCTccggcaggaggaggagccggAAACGGTCCGGGTGTCCGAGATGGTGGCCCGGCTGGAGTCGGAGTGTCTGAGGAGGACGGAGGGAGGTCTGTCGAGGAGCAACAGCCTGAGGAGGGCCGTGGGCCGGGTCCTGCTGGCCTCCGGAGAGCAGAACTTCACCTCCTGCCAGCCTTCGTCTCCGTCAGTgacatcatcgtcatcatcatcatcgcaGTCTGAAGGTCGGAGCAAGGAGCCAATCAGCTCTCCTCAGAAGGTCAGAGTGGAGGCGGCTCCCTCTCCACAGGTAACTGTGTCCCCATCAAGAGAGCTGGGGGTGGAGCCTCAGGAGGCTGTAGCTCCTCCCCCTCAGTCTGAGGAGGCGGAGCCACTGCCTGGCCTCCTGTTTGCGTCTCTGCCCCCTGATAAGGCCGACGCCCCCCACTACAAAACAAGCTTTTACTTCAAGCCAGGCCCGTCTTCAGAGAAGAGCATTAGCAGCGCGGCAGCGAGCGGGACTTCCTGCTCCCCTGCGGCGCCCCTTCGCCGGAGCGGGTCGGCGTCCCAGGACTTCCTGGAAGTGCGCCAgcggctgcagcagctcctgatgCCGCAGCCGTACCTGTCGGTTCTGCCGCACCACCTGCTGGTGAagatcctgctgctgctgcccacgCAGAGCCTCGCCGCGCTCAAATGCACCTGCAGCTACTTCCGATTCATCATCGAGACCTACGGCGTGCGGCCCGCCGACTCGCTCTGGGTGTCCGACCCCCGTTACCGCGACGACCCCTGCAAGCAGTGCAAGCGGCGGTACTGCCCCGGGGACGTGTCGCTGTGCCGCTGGCACCACAAGCCTTACTGCCAGGCGCTGCCGTACGGGCCGGGCTACTGGATGTGTTGCCATAGCACCCAGAGGGACGCGCCGGGCTGCAACGTGGGTCTCCATGACAACCGCTGGGTGCCGGCGTTCCACAGCATCAACGTGCCGATCTACAGAAGGAGTTGTAGCCATGACAactga